A window of Bacteroidales bacterium contains these coding sequences:
- a CDS encoding DUF4252 domain-containing protein, whose protein sequence is MKRTILAALTMLLLMSTQLLNAQNSSAIALFDKYSGKDGFTTVSISKELFGMFADMNTDDPDAKEVKAMMEQLDGIKILMYETKDSNSTGTALVSFKSEVSKLQVSGYSELMVVKQPGEEVKFLAMKKGDKIGELLLVISGEKEAGFISITGTIDMATIGKLSKTMNFEGMDNLKKLDEEKK, encoded by the coding sequence ATGAAACGGACAATTCTTGCAGCTTTAACTATGCTGCTTTTAATGAGTACACAACTGCTGAATGCCCAGAACAGTTCTGCCATCGCACTGTTCGACAAATACAGCGGTAAGGATGGTTTTACCACGGTCAGCATTTCCAAGGAACTCTTTGGAATGTTTGCGGATATGAATACGGATGATCCTGATGCGAAGGAAGTTAAAGCAATGATGGAGCAGTTGGATGGAATCAAGATCTTGATGTATGAGACGAAGGATTCAAACAGCACTGGCACTGCACTGGTCAGTTTTAAGTCAGAGGTCAGCAAACTACAGGTTTCAGGCTACAGCGAACTGATGGTCGTCAAACAGCCGGGAGAAGAAGTAAAATTCCTGGCTATGAAAAAAGGCGATAAGATCGGGGAACTGCTCCTTGTGATCAGCGGCGAAAAGGAAGCCGGGTTTATTTCGATAACCGGAACGATCGACATGGCTACCATTGGAAAGCTTTCGAAAACCATGAA